The region ataatcccgagtactccccgatcggccccttacgaactgagtagtgttgtgaaattcggtcaactcggtgattaatatgtataatatacttaatgatttattatttaatacacacatgtgattattactacatatatatcataaattttCAGtgattattcacgaagtgagaccattatgtgtttttcattttttgtgtattcacatgtatccaatcttgttatatatttcaattaaCGTCTGATTttatcttatgattttgacataaataatttccataaaaatatttttacacaaatttccaaatccgagtactccccgagtacttgctactcggtagtcggctgaacaggtaccgagtaacgatTTCTACAACCTTGACACATACACATCAAGGGTTTAATGATTCAAGAATCCACATTGTTTtccttagagtaaattacacaaatggtccttatggtttagggtaatttgcgtatTTGGTGCctaattatttttttaactcgaaaggtctcTACTGTTTATTTATGTTATGCgtttggtccttgtcttacctaaaaagactatttttcccattatttattaatttattgaaaTAAACACACCTCAACCCCACCCCTCAACTTACCTGACCTACCCCAatatttttccctatttaaataatagtatatATATGTAAGATAAAGACGAaacacataacaaaaacaaacagtagagacaatgcgcataacaaaaacaaatactAGAAACTTTTCGAGTTAAtaaaataagttaaggaccaaacgtgCACATTACCGCAAACCGTagagaccattcatgtaatttagtCTTTTCCTTATagctttgattttgaaatatagtTTTGAACAAATGGTTTACCTtaatataatttcataaaaatgagtattaattctattttaaaaataaaaaattttattttgaaatttggaAAGTTACACATAAGAGAAACATCCCTAAAATTAACAAAAGTTGGAGGAGCTGAAACATTTGAGGTaattttccttgaccaaaacttCTGAGATATTCCATTCTCGACATAATCATCAATCTCGTTTCGAACTTTCGGACAATGTTTATCCTCATTAACGTAAAGATTtatgtcgatcgtttgacaatgTTTTTGTGTCTAAACCCACCTAAATCACGACACTATTTTGTCATATGTATCTTTTATTTTAATGTTGTTTAACTTAAGTTCATGTACGAAGGTTAGAAGATTGTGACCTGTAGAAGTAAATTATTGAAGAATATATGTTGGAATTAGTTTTCAAAATGTGCTTTtctatggttttgttaattatcAACAGTTACACCTATATGcttgtcttttgaaacaaatataaattattttttgtgGGACCATTTACCTATAAACTATGACTTTATGTCATAAACGTTTTAAAAACGGtactatttaattatataaaattttgaTTGTTACACGAAGTGTTGAACCATTAACATCTTGAACCATTAAGAAGCCCAATTTATTTCCATGATATTGCTCCACAAAAAATTAACATTTTTCCCATTTAATAAAACAACTTCACCATTAACAACATGTACATCTTAACGAAAGCAATAACAAAAAATGTAGTTCACCattgacaaaagaaaaaaaaacttatacaTAATCcattaaattgttaaaacaacttAAAAAAGAGAACACCTAACTAAAACTCCTTAAATTGTTCCTAACCAAATCAATATTTATAATAACCGTATTATATAACATCTTTTTCCTTGTGTTATGATCTACAAAAATTAAAACATACAAACTAAAAACAGAGCATAAAAACGATACAAGAAGGCTGTTAACTAAAGAAACAATTAAAATATAGCTAAATTCCTTAATCAATTTAactaaatgagaaaaaaaaaaaacactatattttgtttttttagttgAACTATtgaatttttatttgtgttataaaaACCACGCATTTTGGGATAAAAGTTCTATGGTGACCAATAAGACTTGGatttttgccaaaaaaaaaaactcatcaatttttatttttatataaaaaaccaCCCATAAATTTGTGGTTAAAAGAACTTTCAAAAAACATTATTGTTTTTTTCTTAATTAAGCCAACATGTAACTTAGTAACATTGGTATACTGAAATGTCAGTTTTACCAAAAAATTGATAGCTTCTTTTAGAACTTATTAAAAATTAGTGGCTAAAatagtattatttttttttttggtaattaaCCCTTAACATTTGATCTTAAACTATGAAGCTTAATGGAGTTACGACCAAAAAATAAAGTTACAACAATTATAATATAAGTAGAAATGAAATAATTTTGAATCTAAAGTATACTGCAAATACATCTTACAACCAATTTCGAGTTATCCCTTTTatgtttaattataaaaaacaagatctaagaaaaacaacaaaaaaaacatgGAGCTTCAAAACTACTTTGTCGTAAACATATTAATGTCATTGGCAAGTTTCTCAATGTTCAAAGAAGATGAGCCTTTAGGACCGGTTGCAATTTCAATCTTTTTCTTCCACTCGATAGCCTTGCTCCTCATTCGTTTACCCTTCTCTCCTCCAATCAACTCCCTCGTTAGCCTCTCGACTTCATCCCTGTTCACGTTACTATCGATCTCCATGCCAACATCCCATTCCTTGCACATTTGCCTACAATTAGTTGGTTGGTCCCACAGATATGGCCAACATAGCATGGGGACCCCAGCCGATAAGCTCTCAATAGTCGAACCCCACCCACAGTGAGTCAAGAACCCACCAACTGAAGGGTGCTTCAACACTTGTTCTTGCGAACACCAACTTGCTATAAAGCCTCTCTCATTAATCATCTCTTTGAGTTCCAGAGGAATAGCAGCAGACTCTCCGATAACCAAATCAGGCCTGATGATCCAAAGAAAGTAATGATTGCTATTCGCAAGTCCCCAACCAAACTCTAGCAACTGTTCTAAAGACACTGATATTAGGCTTCCAAAATTGACATAAATCACCGAATGTGGTTCCTTTGATTCCAGCCATTTAAGGCACCCATCTTCTTCTTTCCACAGACTGTAGCCCTTAATATCTAACTTCTTTGTTTCTTCTTCAAGTTGTATTGGATTTAGAAGCAACTCCAATGGCCCGATGGTGTAGACACGAGGAATCGTGAGTTGGAGTGCTTTGATGACTTTAGACTCTAGCTCCTCAAATGTGTGGAGAATTATGTTTGGGACCTTCCTAGTTGCCTTGATCGATTGAATGACATAATTATAGTCCGCATCATTTGGGTAACGTGTTGGTCTAATATAAGCAGGAATGTCCTTTAAACGGAAGCCTTCTAATCCCGGAATGCAATCTATTACTGTGTCAAGATACCCATTTGTTATGCAACTTTCATCTGAAACATTAGTAAAACTTAGTTATGATAATAAACAAATTAAGTAAACCTTTTCCAAAAGATTAATCCAAATTCTTTCTTGCATGGCGTAAAtgacaaatgtttttttttttttttttttttttttttttttttttgagtttagGGATAATTTCAGTCTTAATTTAGCGCCTAACATGCATGGAAAAAATTGAAAAGAAAGTGCATACATGTTATTTTAAATAGTTCTTACTTCTACATTACATTAAAAATCATGTTTTTGGGGTCGGTTATTTTAAAGAAACTCACATATTAGTTTTATAATGTGATTTTTTTCTGTAAGCTAGAACTTGTGCTTCTTCGTTTCTCACCATTTCTGATTTTGAAAGCAAATTACGTCCACATTTGATTCTTCGTCCTTATTTGCATATACACACGTATGATCATGACGTATACACATCAATATCAATTTGAAAGTTTTTATTTGCTTCGGAAATGGTAGGAGCTAAGAAGCTAACCTTTTAGTGGGATAAGCCCTTTCTCAATTAGAGTTGGAGCTTCGTAATACCCCATGAAAGCACAAGCAGAAAAAGTCCAAAAATGCATGATTGGGACTTTAAGCTTCTCAGCAGCATCAACGGTGAAAGGCATCATCCCATCACCAATAATACAAGTAACTGGACTCTCTAACCTTCCCATAAGGTCAAGAAAGGGATCCAAGAAGTTGATTAGAATAGAGGCACTAACTGCATACATGAAGTTTGGTGTTCCCTCGGGAACACCATCGGGAATGGTCTTGAACTGGAACCCTGGTTCATCATCGAGAGAGTTTGCCCCTCCGGAGTTGAGTAACTGCTTGTGGTTAACCTCGGTGTTGACGAAGGTTATGTTCAGGCCCTTGTGGTGTAGTAGCCTTGCTAGTTTTAGCATGCACTTGATGTGGCTTTGTGCGGGATATGGTACGAACACCACATGTGGCTTTCTTTCAGCGTTCACTACTACAGTTCCCATCGTGTAAGTGTGTATGGATGTGAAAGTTTTATGATATGTTTAATGCGTAGCTGAGTCTTGTTAATATAGAGAGACGAACAATGATTAGATGAAGATATTTTGTTTGTACGGATGGAGTAGAAATTCTTCATATCGAAGCACAGTACTTTATGTAAAACGTTTTAGTTTACAATACTTTATAAACACGTTTTATATGATTAATGATTAATAAgtaaaaaattcatattttaagtATAAAGACAGTAGCGTTATATTTTACTGCCATCTGGAAAAATTTCCATAATAGGTAACACATGATCATTTAGTATAAACTAAATAataacaattattatagtacGTTTCATTATTGAGTTGATATATATCTCTATCTCACTCATTTAATCAGATCAGGCGCTCCTATTTttcttttttggaattttttttttcgaaTAATTGAGGCCTTGACGGGAACCCTAAATGTTGACGTGCACCTTCCCCTAGTTGATAAAAATATGTACTATTTCATATACatctaaatatattttttatgtatcgAAATTGAGACTCTTAATTACTGATaaacatatatattataaaaacagatttcaaaaccaaatataaaaatatgaaattattTTTTGTTGCATTTATATTCGGTTGTACAGCCCAATTGGGTATATTAGATTTCAAAACGAAATCTAAAAATATGAAATTATGTTTTGTTGGATTAATATTCGGTTGTACAACCCAATTGAGTATATTGACCTCAGTGTCCGCTTTATCCTTCAATTTGTAAATGTAGGGTTTAGAGCTTCAAATTGTAAGTGGCCCCATTTATTTCATGTGCAGCTTTTCTATCCAACCACTCACGTTCCATCTCCCCATTCTTTAAAAAAAAAGCCTGCGTTTCTAAAGACTACAATCACGCCTGCGAGGCTGTGACGACGTCAACATTCAACGATTAAACTTCCGTTGTTTTCTCCATTCTCGGATTTGATTCATACCTTCTTCTCCAATCGATTCTTCCACTGTTCCATTGTTGTCGACTAAATCGCTAATGTTTTACTTCTCGCTGGTGTTCTTGCCTCTTGGTTTCTCCACAGTCAATCAATTCTTCATTGAATTTGAAACGGTAATGTTCTTGAGTGCTTGTATTTTCCCTTTTGAGATTCGATTTTCCTATAGTTTGATTATGTATTATGTAATTGAGGTTAAATAATAGTCAATTAGCAGTCTAGctgtaacatccgggatttcaggtatattaattaatctcttattttgagttttgtgatgggactcggcgagttggtgcgtagactcgccgagttgagacgcGGGTTTTCACCCGGATTGatgcccggactcggcgagtcgccttggtagactcggcgagtctgcgctgtttaatgaaaccctaatttctcgggtttgaggcctatttaaagggccttatggccgtcatttgcgctcattagtccccagagtgaaaccctagagcatttgagtgattcaagtgagggaaggagccattgttgattcttggagttgttgtctagcaagggaagagaagatctagccaagaggaagaaagagaggggtggattcttgaagagctaaggtccaggacatcacatctgaggtaccattcgaatccttctttgttattgtgatgttcatatagatttagggtttttgaacccatttgtggctagatctagcatcCTCTTGGTCTCTTGGCGAGTTATGGCTCTgaatctggacccatagaggtccagagcacctccttgcccaagcattatgtgcatccatggaggttttagattgggatctatgtatttgaggctaaaactcCAATAATGAGCTATTTGATGCTTAATGAGCACCAAGACtcggactttacgtggtcaataagcttaaggggactggatctatgagttactagagtggatctgaccttagaaggtcgtttgaggttgtgcatgaaatgcactcgccgagtccaatcccagactcggcgagttggtgcgggttgtttagAGATTACGGACCAGGGACTGAGTacccgagtcgggtgagtgactcggcgagtcgaaagcgattcagagggatcgggttcccgtcgggactcggcgagtccacgccagactcggcgagtcgggtcaaccgtTGACCGTTAACCAAGGTTGACTAGTTTAACTTTATAGTgttagtcagccagagtcaaggTGGTATTAAGTAGAGTTAtgcttgtgttgtaggaggacgatagctcgggagatcgagcactagtagttatgagatttacgagttaccgagatacgccaggtaagtcttctcactctaCATTACCTTGAGTAAGTATtgcgagttgaccagagggtctcatGTGCTATATATGAGTTTGTGTGTTGTCTTACAGATttcgtgctatgtgttatttgtatgatgcatgattatatatatatatatatatatatatatatatatatatatatatatatatatatatatatatatatatatatatatatatatatactgggccggagggtccaacgatactgaccgggccagagggcccaacaagttatgactggaccggagggtccgacgagctgcgggattAGAGGGTCttgctgagacatcttgaccggagggtcgggtttagccttgagtggcgtatttgtgatatgtggtattttggggaactcaccaagcattatgcttacagttgttatatttgatgtctcaggtaccagcgaggaccgtgggaaggcatcGGCTTGACTTGTACACACCCACACCAATGGAGTTCAAGtcatagagatcttgagatttgttttgaaaacactgctgttatgattttgagattttgatatgatatacattttgtggtttaaaaatgaaaaattaaattgataattttacgttgttacaagttggtatcagagccttggtttgagggattcggatgcaccttcgggcgtatttgaactcaaaccgaggatttgaggaattttcaaacaaaactaaaattttctaaaaagaaaaagaggttttggAACCAAGCAGAGTGgatggtgtgtacggtcagccaacgCGCGaatggtgaatccccaaaatacccttacattatatgttatgagatattatgttgtgcatgctacagaggctaggtattcctattaggactagagtggcctgatttgtgatgctttagcctaggagattgctgctgctatgagatactttgagagtgagtatgtagcagtgaggagctcgtGAGAGGTCTTCTGAGGGTAGCGAATGCATGTCGAGAGTAGAGTATTTATGACTTgagatcctaggaggaggacttgggttgtatattgattcggtgtagacgatagtattgggcccgtactattgaagacaccggattggtgcgcagtccaaataagaatccttggggtaccAGAAGTTGAGAGTGatttgtcgagtgtgagtatgctcgaaagtGTCCCTAAtagttcttatgttgtatttcagagattgATCATGGTCAGGACACGCCATACCACCGAGGGCAGTGgggtgagtgatgaggagatccgtcagatcatccatgaggaggtggctgctgccatcagagccgagattctggagatgtttgggtctattaagaccacactgattaagacgtttgacgagcgttacgctgctttgactgatgctgttgttgctgcagcaacagcagctgttgctgctgcgagaccccagggtggtgattcgttgttgTACTGAGAGTTCACCAACACGAAACCAACAgagttcgatggtacacaggatccgatcaccgccatgaggtggatctcagacatagaggggtgtttctatacgtgctcgtgtccggagcacttgagggtgcggTTTGCCCTCAACCAGCTTCGGTTGGggacgaaggactggtggaagtttgtgatcgCAAGCTATTCGATAGCTGAGCTGACTGcaatgacctgggagaggtttattGCGATGTTTCGTGACAAGTATGTTCCCCCAGTAGAGAGGGAACGTttagcccaggagtttctgaccctcaagcaggggactgagtcggtgacagtgattacgaggatgtttcatgagtggGCATTGTTATGCCCGGAACAGGTGTCCACtaagcaggctcgcatgagccattatctgagtatactgaggagggacattcacgagttcgtggcgaactcgacttaccggacatttgccaagctccaggcaaatgcccggaagagggagatcgagcttgagacgCAGGCGAGGGAGGAAGCCGAGTCTTAGAGGGGTGATCGGCGACCGGTGCaatcgcagccggccgccaagcgggcaagGCCCGTTGATTCGAGGACGAGTAGTTCGTGGGGccgtacttgtgggaagtgcggcaagagccatgatgggtCATGCAAGtctggggtatgctacaagtgtggaaaagaAGGGCATTTCGCGAGGGATTGTCctaaggggttctcggtttgcttccattgcaaccaaaccggccatcggaaggccgagtgcccccagcttcagaggACAGTGCAGGGATCCGTACCTGCAGTTCGAGCTACTGAGCCCCGGCCAGTaaaggccgaagcaccgaaggctaggggtagagcttttcagttgacagcggaggaggtccgcgtggcacctgatgtcgtggcaggtacatattctttatttatttatgctgagtttatattatgatgattatatgttatgcgtaggtacttttcttgtgagttctgtacctgcattagtgttgtttgactcgggtgcgatgtCGGTCGTTCGTATCTGTGACTTTTAGTCGGCACATTAGTATTCCgagggaggcgttgagtcgacctctacgggTTTCCCTAAGCTGATGAGCGTGAggtatgtgctaccgaggtgatacgtggatgcgTACTGGAGATCTTCGGAGTGGAGTTTCCAATTGACTTGATACCGATTTCCATGAGGGATgtttgtgttatagtgggcatggattggttgagctgtttcggggctgtcatagattgcgagcgtcagttggtgacgatccgagatcctagtgggggagtgctgatagtttatggcgaggggactcgtggtggtttggtattctgttcggctgccagagcgaggcggAGTTTGTAGCAGGGCTGCAAGGGATTCGTGGCCTATGTGACGGATGTACGAGAGGCCGTTaggaggccaagttcagtggatgatgtgccgatagtgcgtgagttctgGGACatgttccccgaggagttgccgggcgtacctcccgagaggcaagtggagtttcgtatcgatttgattcccggggctgtgcctatcgctaaggcgccatatcgcctagcgccgccagagatgcaggagttatcctctcagctgcaggagttgttggggaaagggttcatccgtcccagtagctctccctggggagcgccgatcctttttgtctagaaaaaggatggttcgcaccgaatgtgcatcgattatcgggagctgaacaagttgacggtcaagaaccgttatccactaccgaggatcgatg is a window of Lactuca sativa cultivar Salinas chromosome 1, Lsat_Salinas_v11, whole genome shotgun sequence DNA encoding:
- the LOC111917377 gene encoding UDP-glycosyltransferase 85C2 isoform X1, with amino-acid sequence MGTVVVNAERKPHVVFVPYPAQSHIKCMLKLARLLHHKGLNITFVNTEVNHKQLLNSGGANSLDDEPGFQFKTIPDGVPEGTPNFMYAVSASILINFLDPFLDLMGRLESPVTCIIGDGMMPFTVDAAEKLKVPIMHFWTFSACAFMGYYEAPTLIEKGLIPLKDESCITNGYLDTVIDCIPGLEGFRLKDIPAYIRPTRYPNDADYNYVIQSIKATRKVPNIILHTFEELESKVIKALQLTIPRVYTIGPLELLLNPIQLEEETKKLDIKGYSLWKEEDGCLKWLESKEPHSVIYVNFGSLISVSLEQLLEFGWGLANSNHYFLWIIRPDLVIGESAAIPLELKEMINERGFIASWCSQEQVLKHPSVGGFLTHCGWGSTIESLSAGVPMLCWPYLWDQPTNCRQMCKEWDVGMEIDSNVNRDEVERLTRELIGGEKGKRMRSKAIEWKKKIEIATGPKGSSSLNIEKLANDINMFTTK
- the LOC111917377 gene encoding UDP-glycosyltransferase 85C2 isoform X2; this encodes MGTVVVNAERKPHVVFVPYPAQSHIKCMLKLARLLHHKGLNITFVNTEVNHKQLLNSGGANSLDDEPGFQFKTIPDGVPEGTPNFMYAVSASILINFLDPFLDLMGRLESPVTCIIGDGMMPFTVDAAEKLKVPIMHFWTFSACAFMGYYEAPTLIEKGLIPLKVIDCIPGLEGFRLKDIPAYIRPTRYPNDADYNYVIQSIKATRKVPNIILHTFEELESKVIKALQLTIPRVYTIGPLELLLNPIQLEEETKKLDIKGYSLWKEEDGCLKWLESKEPHSVIYVNFGSLISVSLEQLLEFGWGLANSNHYFLWIIRPDLVIGESAAIPLELKEMINERGFIASWCSQEQVLKHPSVGGFLTHCGWGSTIESLSAGVPMLCWPYLWDQPTNCRQMCKEWDVGMEIDSNVNRDEVERLTRELIGGEKGKRMRSKAIEWKKKIEIATGPKGSSSLNIEKLANDINMFTTK